In Trichoderma asperellum chromosome 1, complete sequence, a single window of DNA contains:
- a CDS encoding uncharacterized protein (EggNog:ENOG41), whose amino-acid sequence MASTVRAPAFMLRLAARRTFMPTSANRLPLVAARKLHTVPPRQDKPGSHSRTDSDVEIEYPAEHELPSSKPVIGTGGQYVKPTLASFSLDGNVGVVTGGARGLGLVIGQGMVYSGSDLALVDMNKEEAEKQTKLLVDAFIKENPNAERIPKVTAHYADVADPDSVEACIAEIIQQHGKIDNLVTSAGFTENFEAVNYPIDRLRKLWAVNVDGTYLFATSVARHLMERKSPGSMVMIGSMSGSIVNVPQPQAPYNASKAGVRHLAASLAVEWAHAGIRVNCISPGYMLTALTEKIMDENPELKQKWVSLIPQGKMGQPQDLMGPVTFLLSDASQYVTGADIRVDGGYTVT is encoded by the exons ATGGCTTCGACGGTGAGAGCTCCCGCGTTCATGCTGCGGCTCGCAGCTCGCCGAACCTTTATGCCCACGTCGGCCAATCGCCTTCCATTGGTCGCAGCCAGAAAGCTTCATACTGTGCCACCACGACAGGACAAGCCCGGCAGCCACTCTCGAACAGATAGCGACGTTGAGATTGAATACCCCGCCGAGCACGAGCTCCCAAGTAGTAAACCTGTCATTGGCACCGGCGGCCAGTATGTCAAGCCCACGCTTGCTAGCTTCTCTCTTGATGGAAACGTCGGCGTTGTCACTGGAGGAGCGAGAGGTCTTGGGCTTGTGATTGGCCAGGGAATGGTCTACTCTGGCTCTGATTTAGCCTTGGTCGACATGAACA aggaggaggctgaaaAGCAGACAAAGCTGCTTGTAGATGCGTTTATCAAAGAAAACCCCAATGCAGAACG CATTCCCAAGGTGACGGCACATTACGCCGACGTAGCGGATCCCGACTCTGTCGAGGCCTGCATAGCTGAGATTATCCAGCAACATGGCAAAATAGACAACTTGGTCACTTCGGCTGGCTTTACTGAAAACTTTGAGGCCGTCAATTATCCAATTGATCGACTTCGAAAACTCTGGGCTGTTAATGTGGATGGCACATACTTGTTTGCTACCTCAGTTGCTCGCCACCTaatggagaggaagagccCTGGTAGCATGGTTATGATTGGTAGCATGTCAGGATCCATTGTCAATGTTCCCCAGCCTCAAGC ACCTTATAATGCTTCAAAGGCTGGAGTCCGTCATCTGGCAGCGTCGCTTGCCGTTGAGTGGGCCCATGCTGGCATTCGAGTTAACTGTATCTCGCCAGGATACATGCTAACCGCATT AACCGAGAAAATTATGGACGAGAATCCAGAGCTGAAGCAAAAATGGGTGTCGCTCATTCCACAAGGCAAAATGGGCCAGCCCCAAGATCTAATGGGCCCTGTGACATTCCTGCTCTCTGATGCTAGCCAATACGTAACAGGTGCTGATATTCGTGTGGATGGCGGCTACACTGTCACATGA
- the NUO51 gene encoding NADH-ubiquinone oxidoreductase 51 kDa subunit, mitochondrial precursor, translating into MLSARATFQKSRSLSRNATRGLATVQDGGPARTYGGLRDQDRIFQNLYGRLPVNLQSAKKMGDWHKTKEILLKGDEWIISEIKASGLRGRGGAGFPSGLKWSFMNFKGWEKDTKPRYLVVNADEGEPGTCKDREIMRKDPHKLVEGCLVAGRAMNATAAYIYIRGEFYHEAAILQNAINEAYADGLIGKNACGSGYDFDVYIHRGAGAYVCGEETSLIESIEGKPGKPRLKPPFPAAVGVFGCPSTVANVETVAVAPTICRRGGNWFAGFGRERNQGTKLFCISGHVNNPCTVEEEMSIPLRELIDKHCGGVRGGWDNLLAVIPGGSSTPILPKNICDDQLMDFDALKDSQSGLGTAAVIVMDKSTDVVRAISRLSHFYRHESCGQCTPCREGSKWTEQIMSRFEKGQGREREIDMLQELTKQVEGHTICALGEAFAWPIQGLIRHFRPELEARMESYAKASGGPALAGGWEHNSRAQGRLVSPGQ; encoded by the exons ATGCTGTCTGCCAGAGCAACGTTTCAAAAGAGCAGGAGTCTCTCTCGAAACGCTACGAGAGGCTTAGCAACTGTTCAAGATGGCGGTCCCGCACGAACATATGGAGGACTGAGAGATCAGGACCGGATTTTCCAGAATCTTTACGGACGACTCCCTGTCAACCTCCAGAGCGCTAAGAAGATGGGCGATTGGCATAAGACTAAAGAAATCCTTCTGAAAGGCGACGAATGGATTATTAGCGAAATTAAGGCGTCTGGTTTACGTGGGCGAGGTGGTGCCGGTTTCCCCTCTGGTCTCAAGTGG TCTTTCATGAACTTCAAAGGCTGGGAAAAGGATACGAAGCCGCGGTACCTTGTGGTCAATGCCGATGAAGGCGAACCTGGCACTTGCAAAGACAGGGAAATTATGAGAAAGGATCCTCATAAACTTGTTGAAGGCTGTCTTGTTGCCGGTCGAGCAATGAATGCTACCGCCGCCTATATTTATATCCGTGGCGAATTTTACCATGAAGCTGCCATTCTCCAGAATGCCATCAACGAGGCTTACGCCGATGGCTTGATTGGCAAAAACGCATGTGGTTCTGGTTATGATTTCGATGTCTATATCCACCGTGGAGCTGGCGCCTATGTCTGTGGAGAGGAAACGTCTTTGATTGAGTCTATAGAAGGCAAGCCTGGAAAGCCACGACTTAAGCCTCCTTTCCCTGCCGCCGTTGGAGTTTTCGGATGCCCCTCAACTGTTGCTAATGTGGAAACTGTTGCCGTTGCGCCGACTATCTGTCGCCGCGGAGGAAACTGGTTTGCTGGATTTGGCCGCGAGCGTAACCAAGGAACTAAGCTGTTCTGCATATCTGGCCACGTGAACAACCCTTGtactgttgaagaagaaatgtcAATCCCTCTTCGTGAGCTCATTGACAAACACTGCGGCGGAGTCCGCGGCGGCTGGGATAATTTGCTGGCTGTTATCCCTGGTGGTTCCTCTACCCCCATTCTGCCCAAGAACATTTGCGACGATCAATTGATGGACTTTGATGCATTGAAAGATAGCCAATCTGGCCTGGGCACGGCGGCAGTCATTGTCATGGATAAGAGCACCGACGTTGTACGCGCTATTAGCCGCTTGAGCCATTTCTACCGACATGAGAGCTGCGGCCAGTGTACACCATGCCGTGAAGGTAGCAAGTGGACAGAGCAGATAATGAGCAGGTTTGAGAAGGGCCAgggacgagagagagaaattgatATGCTTCAGGAGCTAACAAAACAAGTTGAGGGTCACACCATCTGTG ctctCGGCGAGGCTTTTGCTTGGCCAATACAGGGTCTTATTCGCCATTTCAGACCTGAATTAGAAGCAAGGATGGAGAGTTATGCCAAGGCCAGCGGTGGACCAGCTTTGGCCGGTGGTTGGGAGCACAATTCAAGGGCTCAAGGAAGACTAGTTTCCCCGGGCCAGTAA